ACCCCCAATAGCTAGTGACAGCCACTTGGCCTCACTACCAGAAGAGTGGGGGAGTCAGAAACCGAAGTGATCTCCACAGCTGTCCTCCTGGCACCTGAGTGTCCTTGCTCTAGAGGTTCAAAGGCAGCaaggcagtgagctatgagcccATCATGGATGTGTCTCAGGCACCTCGTCCCCACCCCACCTACCCCAACAAACTCCTCTAGAAGAAGCCAAGAATTTATCTCTATGTCTGTTTCACTTCTTGGATTGCATCTCCCCCAAAACTAAATATGAAATCCCTACCACTTCCAGCTTCTATTGCCCATTGGGGTCAGAGGTCAAAAAAGGATTCCAAGTGATGGAACTCCAGGAGTGAAGGGAAATTGGCAGTTCCTGGCATCTCTTGTGTACCAGCTGCTGTGCTGGGTGCCTTGCATGCAAGGGTTCATCTAATCTTCCTCAAACTTCTGATAGGTTAGGGAAGGACAAAGGCCCCCAGCCATAAAGGGTTTTGCTATTTCCAAAGCTTCCCCTTATCGTCCCCTGTGATTATCTCCCAACCCTGTGACAAAGGTAGAGCAAATAttgttcttcccattttacaggttcAGAAACCAAGGCTAAGAGACTGGTCTAAAGTCTCACAGGTAGTGTATAGTGGAGCCAAGACTTGAACTCAGAGCTTTTTATGCAAAATCCCATGATTTTTCCACTGAGGCAAATCCTAGGCTCCTCCTGGGAGGCCCTTGCAGAAGCCAGAACACACGGCTGGACCTTTCCAGCCCAACCCACTGTCTTGCAGTGGACAGAGAACCTTGGCGAGGGCAGCAAGGTAGACAGGACAAAGAACGTGGGGCTGGTTTCTGCCCTTGAAGAGCACCTGGTTAGTCAGAGAACAGAGATCACTCACACCAAACCATACAGGCAGGGCAGTGTGGAGACAGGTGGACAGACCTCCAGGTCCCCAAGCTGGGCACAGAGAAGGTTGTGAGCTGTCCCATACTCCCACTTTGTGCCAAATGACGTTGCACCTGCAAATGGTGCTTCAATGTTGTTTTGTATCTTTAAGCTGTGATGTTGTATATATACGATGCCTCCTAGCTAGACTGTAAGCCCTTTGGGGACAGGGCTGCTTTCAGTTCTTAGATGGCATTCTCCTATCTACCTTCCTTCAACTGCTCTGCatataataagcactcaataaatgctcatTTGCCAATAAGTAGTGTTCTTCCACAACGTGGCAGTGGTCAATACAAATACAGTCCAAGGTACCAGAAGACAGGCAGAACTCCCTACCATTTCTACCCCAGCCCTCAAGTTCTCCCAGGGAACTCAGAGGTCCCCATatcaggagaggaggggaagggctCTCCCTGAGACATTCAAATTCCCCCTGCCACCAATGGGGAGACCCATCTCTCAACTAAGAAAGGTCCCGGGCATTCCTCTGGAGGTGACAGGGCAGGGCCTGAGTGCTTGAGCAAAGATAATTCCAAGCCATAATAGGAGTTTATTGTGATGACTTGGGGACAGAGGGACTCTAGTGGTTAGAGAGATGGAGGGGCCTCAGACGCAGGCCTGGGAAACAGAATCAGCTGCCCAATGTGAGTAACCTTGACAGATGAAGTCTCCTTCTTTGGCCTCACCAGGCCCACTTCTGGTGACCAAGTCTGCGTGGTGACCTGTAGTTCCTATCTCAGGTCACTGTGTGACCCTAGGCAAGTGATCTCTGAGTCTGGGTTTCTTCGTGGGTAGCTTGGAATGAAATCACACAGTGGAGGCCAATTATAATCTCTAACTTTGTAGATCATATGCTGAATCTCTAAAATGGCAAGAACAAGGTCTTGGCCTTTACAGTCCCTCATTAGCTCAAATCTTCAGGTTGGAGCTTCCCCTGGTAACCTAGCCTCTTGTGAGCACTTGTGAGCACTTGAGAGATGATGAGAAAGCAAGTGGAAGGGTGCAAACTGGAGGCAAGTTCAGCAGCGAAGGAGCCTGGCCCCCAATGATCTCTGGGGTCATCAGGGTCATTGTCCAGCCCAACCCTCAGACCCAGAAGAAAATCCTGCATACAGCTGGCATGATTGGCTGGGGACAGAGCGCTGGGACTCATGGAAGAAAGGACGAACGGACCTCTGGCCTTAAGAGGAGAGACTTGGGGGAGGAGCTGCTCCAGCAGGAAATGCCAGAACTGGGCAGGAACAATAGCGGGGTTTCTTTGGCCCTTGTTTTCTTTGGCATCTTAGCTGCCACGGAGCCCAGAGCCCACTCTTCCAAGTCCTTAGCATCCCTGCAGGCTCCTCCCCTCAGCCCTGCCTGACTGACAGGGGAGGCACCTGTTCTCTACTCCCTCTGTACCCTCCCACTGGACTCTTCCCCCAAGCTTAGCACCACACTAAACCCTCAAGGGGCTTTTAAAATTAACAGTCACAATGTAAGGAGACTTTACTAAGCCTattctgtgccaagcactgtgctaagggcTTCTCTAACACACATGGGGATGGAGGTCTTTAATGCAGCTCCTCTCCCGGGATCCTAGGGGTCTTCCCCCTCCTCTAAGCCCTGGAGAGCCCTCCAGCCTCATTCCCACATGCCCGACCTGGagtgggtgggaagagggagggggtGGTATGGAAGGAGGTAGCAGGTCACAGAGGGGCTATAAGCTCAGAGGGAAGGGAGATGGGAACTGGAAGAAAGTGTCACCCAGACCAGGGGTAGAAAAACTTGACTTTGGGGAAACTGAAAAAGACCACATGTAAGACAGAGACATGGAAAATGAGGTAGAAacagacagaaacaaacaaaggCACAGAAACTAAGAGGCAGAGGAAAGGTGAAAATAGCCAGGAGACAGAAACTGCAGGATGAGATAAATgaatagagagaaagagacagagacactaAGACAGcaaaaggcaggaaggaaaaacagaaaatgagaaggtgtgagagacacagagagagggagaggtggaAAACAGAGAGACTGAAATGAGAAAGAGACCTACGGAGAGAGACCGAGAGGAAGAGGCTGGCAGAGGTAGAGGGACAGAGACTAAagacagagacaaaaagagaaacaagatttTGCAAAGACTGACTGGCAGAAACAGATTTCGAGGGGAGAGAGACCAAGACCAAGTGAGGGTTTGAAGGAGACTgaggggaggtggaggaagagaaggagagtcTTAGATCCGGGGTGAGGGGCTTCTAGCAGGAAGAGGGGAGACGCCAAGACCGCGCTTGGGAGGTCAGTGGTGTGCCTCTACCCTCCCTGCTCTCCCACTCCCATAGTCTCAAGGCCTCGCCTCACACCCCCCTCCCGTCAAGTCGACAAGGGGAACCCGGCCTGGGAGAGGGCGCCTCCAGGGGTCCATTGCCTAGTGCAGGTACTGCCCAGCTACAGGGCGTCGAGGATTGCAAAGCATCGGGGCAGGCTGGCACGGTGCCCACTTTTCCCAAAACGCCAGCCTTCCAAGCCCAGAAGCCCGCCCGGCCCAGGCCGGGAGCGGCCCACGACGGCCGGCCGGACCGCCTTGCAGGACCCAGCCCGGCCGCCCGCCCCCGCCGCCGGCGGTGAGGGAGGTGAGCGGCGCCGACCTGCGGGACGAGCATCACTCCGACCCAGCCGGGGGTGAGGCGGGTCAGGATGCTCCGGTcgcaggaggaaaaggaggagctGGACCAAAAGCCCgaagagaagaaaaggggaagCCCGCGCGCGGAGCGCGGTAAAGGCCGGAGGAGCTAGACGCCCGGAGGTAGGAGCTAAGCGCCGGGACCGAGCCCCGTCTCCCAGGGAGTCCGGGGCGCACTGCACCGAGGAGAGCGCGGGAGCCAACCTGGGCGCATCATGCGCGGGGTCCGGGACGCGGGGCCCGTCTACACCGCCGCCTGGGTCACGTGGCCCGGACGGGCAGGCGGCTGCCCGGCCAGGGGGGCGGGGGTCGCGCCGAGGTTGCGCTGGGCGGCGGGGAGCGGCGGGCCCGCGGCGGCCAGGAGCCTCCCAACCCGTGCGCAGCGCTGGCCCCTGAGCGTGGGAGCCGCCCCCTCCCCCCCCGCGCCGgccccgcgcccggccccccgCCCCCTATATAGCGCGCCCCAGCAGGGCCCGAGCCAGGCCGCCAGCCTCGCAGTGGGCGCGGGACAGAGCGCGGCGCCACCCAGCCAGGCCCCCGTCCCCGCCGCCTCCACCTCGTCAGCCGCCTGCGACCCAACGGGCGCCCcccgccgcggccgccgccgccgggcCCCCGCGGCCACCATGAAGAAGGAGGTGTGCTCCGTGGCCTTCCTCAAGGCTGTGTTCGCCGAGTTCTTGGCCACCCTCATCTTCGTCTTCTTCGGCCTGGGCTCGGCCCTCAAGTGGCCGTCGGCGCTGCCCACCATCCTGCAGATCGCGCTGGCCTTTGGCCTGGCCATAGGCACGCTGGCCCAGGCCCTGGGACCCGTGAGCGGCGGCCACATCAACCCTGCCATCACCCTGGCCCTCTTGGTGGGCAACCAGATCTCGCTGCTCCGGGCTTTCTTCTACGTGGCGGCCCAGCTGGTGGGCGCCATTGCTGGGGCCGGCATCCTCTACGGTGTGGCACCGCTCAATGCCCGGGGCAATCTGGCCATCAACGCGGTGAGTGCCCTGGGGGGGTGGGAGTCGCGACCCTGGGGTGGGCTCAGGACCAGGCCTCTTACCTCACCTGGAAAAAGGGGTGTCATAGAGTGGTCCAGCCCACACCCTTCACCAGGAAGGCAAGAGCCTCCAGAGGCCAGGAAGGCGACTCTCCAGGCTGATGTGCGCCCCCTTCCTGCCCACCTCCTCTGCCCCTCACCACATGCTGGCCCACCCTCGTCTCTCTCCAATGCCTGCTGCCCCTCCTTTCCTGCCAGAAACTTCTGCCGCCTCCTGTCTCACCTTTGAGCGCCACCTTCCTCCTGGGCCCCTCACCTCTCCCATCTCCTCAGGGGAGCGTTTGAGTAGAACCACCAGAGAGAAGCGGGCTGTCATCCTGGCTTTGGGTGACCCTGGCCTGTCTGTGCTTCATTGTTCTCAGCCCCTCCATGGGGATGGTAGTGCCTGCCACAGCAGGTGTCAAGGGGCTCACATTTAGAAACCATAGATAGGAACCCCCTAACGTGGTGCCAGTGCAGAGCAGTCTCCGTTGAGTATTGGTTTCCGCTTTCCCCAACCTGTGCTCCTCCCCGCAACCCCacatccctgcctccctcccacctcctgcaGCCCCAGAGTCAGCCCCCAACCCCATGCAAACTGGGTTCATTAATCAAACACAGAGAAGGATTTGCTCGGCCATTGTCAAGCCGTGAGTCAGCCGCACTGGAGAGACGGGTTTAAGGTTGGCACTGGCATGGGGCCAGACACGGGCAGGAGGTGGGAATGGGGTGTGAAGCAGGCAAACTGGGCAGCTGCCCACAGGATGGAGGGTAAATGCCAGCTTATGGGGGCTGGGGGTTGGGCAGAGCCATTGATAGGACCATGTCCAGGAAAAGCTCCCCTGACACTCTGCCCTTTGGCTACAGGCCTGAGCTTCAAGCCTGTGCAAACTGTGAAATGTAGTGTTTTAACAAATGATTTCGCTGGGGTGATGTCCACGGGGCTTGGCTTCCAGGTGTCAAGCTGCTCTAAGTGTCCCTGAATGCCAAAAAGCCCTGCTCCCAGAGCCCCTGGCTATACTGCCAGAAGGTGGCCAGGGTCCTAACCCGCCATCCCCTTGCAGCTCAACAACAACACAACGCAGGGCCAGGCCATGGTGGTGGAGCTGATTCTGACCTTCCAGCTGGCACTCTGCATCTTCGCCTCCACTGACTCCCGTCGCACCAGCCCTGTGGGCTCCCCAGCCCTGTCCATTGGCCTGTCTGTCACCCTGGGCCACCTTGTCGGGGTGAGCAGTACTGACACTGGGCTGTGGTGAGGGTGGGGCAGGCACTCAAGGCAAATAATGGAGCCCCAGAGCGGAGCCCACTTCAGATTGATGAGTCCAGCAGAGTTTAAGGCCTGGATTTAGGGCTGCTGGACTCTGGCCCTACTGGGCCCCAGAATTGATCCCCCGAGAACCTCTGGGCTGAGGAAAGATGGGAGTAAGTAGGAGGTGGGATGGGACAGGAATCAAACCCAACCTCagagcagagaagagaagagggcaTAGTTAAGGGTCCATGGTTAACCGGGCAGCTGGGATCCTTGGAGGGAGGGGTTGCCAGCCCAGCAATCAGGAGACCTGAGTTTGAGACCTGGCTGAGCCCCTGGACTGCAGTGTAACCTTGGGAGAGTCCAGGTTCTGTGGGAGTGGACTGGGATGTTGCCTTTCTCTCCACCGCCCTGTCTCTATCCAGATCTACTTCACTGGCTGCTCCATGAACCCAGCACGTTCTTTTGGCCCTGCAGTGGTCATGAATCGGTTCAGCCCCGCTCACTGGGTGAGTCTGTCCCCTCCCCTGGCTCCCTGGAGATGAGGGCCTGGAGACCCAGCAGTGGCAGCTCAGAGCTCACCACAGAATCTTCTGGATTCTGTGGGCCCAGAGCTTGGGGGTGGGCCAGGGAGCGGTGGCTGAGAGAGAAAGGGGATGGGATTcagccacaggggcagagatgGCTTTGTATGGCCTGAACCCCTGGGGACAGGGAGTATAAGTATCTGTCCCCTTAGGGAAAAGGCTGGAGGTGCAGGGGGGCTCTGTGTCAATTCCCTTGAGGATTTGGTGTCTGTCGCTCTGGGTGTCTGTGTGCTGGTCCTCTCtgatgttttatttatctgtCCCTGTTGAGGGGGTTGGGAGAGTCTTCCTGTGGGTCTGTCCCTGTGGACAGTCTGTCTGCCCCCTCCTTTGAGAGCTCATGGTCACTCTCTCCAGGGTCTGTTTCTATCCCTATGTGGAGGGGAGAGGTGCTCTGTTCATCTCTCTCTCTGAGGACCCACGTGTCCCCTCTGAaggtttatttgtttctctttcggGTGTGGTTGGAGGGGGCCTGTCCCTCTGGGAATCTGTTTGCCTTCTTTGAGGGTCTGGGTGTCTGTGGTCCATGCCTCTTTCCCTGGGAGTGGTGTGTCAGTATATCCGTCCCCGTGGTGGGAGGAAGTCTTTCTTCCTGAAGGTCTGAAAGTCTGTGTGTCTGTCCCCTCTCAGGGTCCATGGGTCTGTCctctgtggggtggggggcatctGGTCTTCGAGGTCTAGGGCTCAACGCCCTGACTCCTGCCCTGTCTCCACCAGGTCTTCTGGGTAGGGCCCATCGTGGGGGCGGTCCTCGCTGCCATCCTCTACTTCTACCTGCTCTTCCCCAACTCCCTGAGCCTGAGTGAGCGTGTGGACATCATCAAAGGCACGTATGAGCCTGACGAGGACTGGGAGGAGCAGCGGGAGGAGCGGAAGAAGACCATGGAGCTGACTGCCCGCTGACCAGTGTCAGGCAGGGGCCAGCTCCTCAGCCCCTGAgccaaggggggaaaaaagaaaaagtacctAACACAAGCTTCCTTTTTGCACAACCGGTCCTCTTGGCTGAGGAGGAGGTGCCGGTCCCCCTGGCTACACAGTTAGAGAGGGGAGAAGGAACCTATGGTGGAACTCCTGGGGTAGGGGCCAGGGGCTAGGGTCTGCTGGGGATGGGTCTCTCTGGGACAGACCTCAGAGATTGTGAACACAGTGCCAAGCTCACAGGCTGCAAGGGCCAAGCTAGAAAAGAGTGAGCCTGCAGCCTGCATCCCCCACCCCCGCTCAAGAGCCGAAGGGATCCCAGCCCCTAGGTGGGCAGTGGCAGACCCTCCCCAGAGCTCCTTAGGAAGAAGACAGACTGGTTCATTGAATGCTGCCTTATTTATTTCTAGTGAGGATGCATGCGTGGGGCTGCTGGTGTTTGGAGTGGGGGCTACCCAATAAATCTCTGATAACTCACGTTCCGCCTCTGTCTGTCCCCAGAGTGCCTTGAGACACTCTGGCCCATTGCTTCTCCTCTTTGTCATCCCACATGCTCCACCACGATCTCCATGGGATACCAGGGGACCCCAGGACAAGTGCTCTGTGGGAagaaagggaggctgaggccatggGAGGCCCAGAGAATCAGAGAGATGGGAACAGAGCAGGGAGAGACCGAGAGAGAGAAGACCGAATATCAAAATAGAGCTAGAGGCCAGGAAGGAGGGGTCCTCACTGCAGTcaccctccacccctccccctcAGCCATGTCAAGTCCCTGCCACTTGAGGAGGGTTTGGCTGGCACTTGAGGGGAGTGCCAGGGTGTGACAGGCAGGGTGGAGGAGGAGTGAGCCAACCGCAGCCCCTCGAGATGGCAAGGGGGTGACCAGCCAGGTTCCATCACAGCCCTGGGCTCCTTTCTCTGCACTTTGACGTTTCAAAAAGGTGCCCTCCTGGGAGCCTGTGCCCAGAGGGAGCAGCTCCCCGATCCCCCCAaaagccacatgtggcccagCCCCCTTTTCCAGGGCTTCTCTCTCATGCCTCGGCCCACCAGTGTCCCCACCGTCCTCTCCTCTGGGCCTGAGCTCTGCCCTAGCCTGCTGTTGTCCCACTGTCACTGACACTCCTTGGGTAATCTCCTTAAACTCTCAGAGCctccatctcttcatctgtaaaatggggataaaatatCACTTTCCTCACAAGATAGTTGTGGGGACTGGATGAGGCCATGAGATGCCCGGGACCGGTCAGCTTTCTGTGAGGAAAAGGCGGAGGTCATGCAGTGAACAGCTCCGCACAGAGCCCAGCCCGGAGTCAGTAACTACCCGAATTCCAATCTGGCCGCGGAACTTGGGGCAAAATAAGCTCTCTGAGCTTTAAGGACCTTCTCTGCAAAACAGGGGTGCTTTTCCCGACCTCACGTGCTGTCGtgaggagaaaatgagaatgagaCCATGCCTGGAGGTAAAACGCTTGTACAAACGGTCAGGCGCCTTGGAGTGAGTGCTCAGTAAAGTGGTGTGAATAGACACCCACACGTACCTGCCTAGTCTGGGGCCCCAGCCACATACTTCTGCCCTCCTGGGGGTGTCTGGGCCTAAGCACCTGTCCAGCGGGGCCAGGAGATGGACTGAGAAGGGATGGGGGAAACCGTAGATCTTGGCCATTGAGAGGCAGTCCCAGGCGCTGGGGTGAGGAGCGGCAGACACCCAACCTCCTCCACACTTAAAGTCTAAGCATCTACAAGTGAGAGGTCAGCCACTCATGCCCGCCCCATAGGCTTACAGTAAACACCACGTGGTAGTGCATGAGAACCCCGAGAGCCCAGGGAAGGAGCAGCCCCCCACCCACCGTGTCCCTTCCCACTTCTTCCAACCTGCCCCAGGCTGGGGGAGCCGGGCTGCAAGAGCCAGCTCTGGCCAGTAGGGGGAGACGTCGTCCACCGAATCCACAGGGTGGCGCTTCCTCGTCCACAAGTCCTGGGTCTGGGTTCTAGccagatgggggtggggtggaggacaCAGGGAGTCCCTCATGCTTGAGTCCCCTGGAGCCACCTTGAGGCAGCCTATCCCAATGCACCCCCGCCTCACTATCCGGGTGAGGCGCAGAAGAGAGGGGGGCCCTTCCCCGCTCAGTCTTCAGGAGACTAAGGTACAGACACAGCCATGACCAGGAGGCTGGGCTTTTCCACCAGCCCAATGGGGACCACGGCAGGGTGGACAGTGGACCCTTGGGAGACAGACCCGCGGGGGTGGGCGAGGCACCCAGTCAGAGGGGGCTACCGGCCCTGAGCTTCCTGCAGGTTGCCTCGCCTGGCCCTCGAACAAGTGTCCAGCTAGGGGCTTGGGGCTGACAAGTGCCGTGGTTGGGGCGGTGTGGCCAGCAGGGGTCGCTGTGTCTGCGTGTCGGATCTTGCAGGCGCGACAGGTCTGCCGGCTCACAAACTCCCGTGcacacgcgcgcacgcacacacccCACACAGACCGGGGCTCGCGGCCACACACTGACCTTCGGTCGTGCCTGAGGGCTGCATCTTCTGGGTGTGAGCATCTCCTTCCCTCTGCACGCTCACTCGAGTGTGCAAAGCCACATCAGCCCTCCTCCAGCATTCGCTCACAGGGCCACCGCAGGCCCACACCTATGAGCCTGGCTCCAAGGGTTCTCAGAGGCACACCTGCGCGCCGTCCAACACAAGCACACACAGGCCCCGTCACCTCTGCTGCACCTAAAGACGGAACCTGGGGAGAGTCTGGATTCTCCTGTGGGAGgctcctttcccttttctcctcctatTCCTCTCCCCAGGGGCTACCAGTTCTCACCAGCTGGGAGGTGAACAAGGTGATATGGGGAGAGATGGAAGAGGACCCGGAGGAGAGGGGGAGAGCGGACAGAGGGGGCTGGTTGTTGAGATGGGTGGACAGGAGGAAGGACGGCTGGGAGGACCAGGTCTCTCCGCTCCTcttggcctcagcttcctcctccgTCACGTGTGGATGAGGACATCAGACCTCCTGACCTTTCCAGGTGTTGTGGGGATCGGTGAGATGAGGCACGGGAAGCCACCTTGAATTCCCTCCCCATCAGTTTGtgttctccctcctcttctctcccggtaccttcctccttcccctccccttcaccCCCCTTACTTTCCCCAATCTCTGGTAGGACCTCAGTCAGAGCTGCATTGACAGGCAGCCCTAGGCAGCCAGATATGGAACCTCGGCAAAAGGTTTTTGAGCATGAGTGAGCTTAAAGCTTGGCACTAGAGCCCAGTGCTGGCTGGGTCTGGGCAGGTGCTGTCTAGGACAGGAAGCCAGGCCTGGAGCAAGCCCTGGTCAATGCCCACCTGGCCTCAGGAGGTAAAGGACCTTGTCCCAGGCCCGGCAGAGGTCAGGAGACTCAGCCCTGGGCTAGCTGGGGACAAGGGCTGCTGCTGCACTTAGCGCTTTCAGGCTCCAGGGCCCAGGGCAGGTGCTGAGGTGCCTGTCTTGGAGCGGCCTTGCAGCCCCGTCCCCACAGCTGTCTCACAGCAGGGGGCGGGGAAGTTACAATCCTAATCATTCACATTTTCTGACTCGGAGACCCTCTCCTAGGTATCAGCACATTTACTCCTAACTACACACAGGAAGGAGGGCATTATTAGCATCATCCCCATTGTATAAATGAGGATCTTGAGGTTAAGCAACTGCTTAGGGTGCAATAAACATGGCAGTGTTCACAGTCCTTTCACTGGCCTCATCAGCAGCTCTCAGGTCAGCGTTACTGCCACTTGGCGCCCATTTAACAAGGGCAGAAACTGAGGCTAGGTCAGATGAAAGGACTGGTAAGTGCCTGTCCACCAAGCCCTCTACTGGCCCTGCTTGAGGTGAGGGAAGCAGACAAGTGCCCTTGAACTACCCTGGGACAGCCCCCAGCCAGGGAACCTTCTGTGCCAGGGAGGAACAGTGCCCACGCTGCCCCCACAGCCATGCCCTGTCATCCCCTGAACGTTTATTGAATGACTCCTCTATGCCAGCCAGGGATGGAAGTCTGCTGGAACAGTGGAGGCattgaggaggcagaggctacaacAGCCCCTGGCTTTGCTCAAGTCCTGCTTCTCTAAGAAGCTTGCCCTGATTCTGCTGGAGAGGGAAATCAGGGCAGGCTTCACAGAAGAACTGCACTTGAGCAAAGTCTTGAGAGACAAAAAGGAGAGGCATCCAAACTCCATAGCAAAGGGCTCGTTCTGGGGAACTATGTCTGGTCTGTTTGGAGTAAAGGGTGCAGGGTGGGCAGTGGGAGGGGAGGCTTCCTTGCATGTTAAACATGGGTATTCAGACCTGATTCTGaggcaatggggagccattgaaagcttttgagcagaggagtaacGTGATG
This sequence is a window from Theropithecus gelada isolate Dixy chromosome 11, Tgel_1.0, whole genome shotgun sequence. Protein-coding genes within it:
- the LOC112634532 gene encoding aquaporin-5, which produces MRGVRDAGPVYTAAWVTWPGRAGGCPARGAGVAPRLRWAAGSGGPAAARSLPTRAQRWPLSVGAAPSPPAPAPRPAPRPLYSAPQQGPSQAASLAVGAGQSAAPPSQAPVPAASTSSAACDPTGAPRRGRRRRAPAATMKKEVCSVAFLKAVFAEFLATLIFVFFGLGSALKWPSALPTILQIALAFGLAIGTLAQALGPVSGGHINPAITLALLVGNQISLLRAFFYVAAQLVGAIAGAGILYGVAPLNARGNLAINALNNNTTQGQAMVVELILTFQLALCIFASTDSRRTSPVGSPALSIGLSVTLGHLVGIYFTGCSMNPARSFGPAVVMNRFSPAHWVFWVGPIVGAVLAAILYFYLLFPNSLSLSERVDIIKGTYEPDEDWEEQREERKKTMELTAR